Proteins from one Nitrobacteraceae bacterium AZCC 2146 genomic window:
- a CDS encoding hypothetical protein (product_source=Hypo-rule applied; cleavage_site_network=SignalP-noTM; superfamily=51412), whose translation MISRSTSSRFLRTAVFCAALGLSGSGAHAQSAPFAGMAGVWSGNGTISLEDGSKERIRCKATYAVSSEGTGLNQALLCASDSYKFELKSDVIATGGTLSGTWAETTRNVSGSLEGRAGNGQFNVIVTAPAFTARLTMTTKGNKQNVAISSEGQFRGANITLSRS comes from the coding sequence ATGATATCTCGTTCGACCTCTTCGCGGTTCCTGCGCACTGCTGTTTTCTGCGCGGCACTTGGTCTTTCGGGTTCGGGGGCCCATGCGCAGTCGGCGCCGTTCGCCGGCATGGCCGGCGTGTGGTCGGGCAATGGCACGATCTCGCTCGAGGATGGTTCGAAGGAACGGATTCGCTGCAAGGCGACTTACGCCGTCAGCAGCGAAGGCACCGGCCTCAATCAGGCCCTGCTCTGCGCCAGCGACAGCTACAAGTTCGAGCTGAAGAGCGATGTCATCGCCACGGGCGGCACGCTGTCTGGCACCTGGGCCGAGACGACGCGCAATGTCAGCGGTTCGCTTGAGGGCCGCGCCGGCAATGGCCAGTTCAATGTCATCGTGACGGCGCCCGCTTTCACCGCCAGGCTGACGATGACCACCAAGGGCAACAAGCAGAACGTGGCGATCAGTTCCGAGGGCCAGTTCAGGGGCGCTAACATCACGCTGTCGCGCAGCTAA